One stretch of Tribolium castaneum strain GA2 chromosome 5, icTriCast1.1, whole genome shotgun sequence DNA includes these proteins:
- the JMJD7 gene encoding bifunctional peptidase and (3S)-lysyl hydroxylase JMJD7, which yields MCDKTDNKVAEALEVLKTETSELIHVCPEVPVINVNETLKADWPLRFYRNFVAKNYPVVIRGGCKHFPAVSKWNSRFFLEAIPNKEVTVAVTPNGYADGLATKTTEKGKVHYFVMPEEIKMPMREFIKKMDDVSKQYICYIQKQNSNLTEDFSELMCDVQSEIPWASKAFDKTPDAVNFWMGDARAITSMHKDPYENIYCVIDGFKDFILIPPTDLPYVPYKTYPVGTYKDVMNKKCFIEDHKGEKIEWIAIDPLKRNHHDKYPQFKNATQYKVRIKSGDCLYLPSLWFHHVKQSHKCIAINYWYDMDFDVKYCYFNMLKRLSGS from the exons ATGTGTGATAAGACCGATAATAAAGTTGCAGAGGCGTTGGAGGTTTTGAAAACTGAGACCTCAG aattgaTACATGTGTGCCCCGAAGTTCCCGTGATTAATGTTAATGAGACTTTGAAGGCTGATTGGCCGTTGCGTTTTTATCGAAACTTTGTGGCCAAAAATTATCCAGTCGTGATAAGAGGCGGTTGTAAACATTTTCCAGCAGTATCAAAATggaattcacgatttttttt GGAGGCCATTCCAAATAAAGAGGTGACAGTTGCCGTTACCCCTAATGGGTATGCGGATGGTTTGGCCACAAAAACCACAGAAAAAGGCAAAgttcattattttgtaatgcCGGAAGAAATCAAAATGCCGATGAgggagtttattaaaaaaatggacgATGTCAG tAAGCAATACATTTGCTACATTCAGAAACAAAACTCGAATTTgactgaagactttagtgagtTAATGTGCGACGTCCAGTCTGAAATTCCTTGGGCTTCTAAGGCTTTTGACAAAACTCCAGATGCTGTGAATTTTTGGATGGGTGATGCACGTGCTATTACTAGTA tgcATAAAGACCCTTATGAGAACATTTATTGCGTGATAGATGGTTTCAAAGACTTTATACTTATCCCTCCAACTGATTTGCCATATGTACCATATAAAACGTATCCTGTGGGAACGTACAAAGACGTAATGAACAAGAAATGCTTCATTGAAGACCACAAAGGGGAAAAAATTGAATGGATCGCTATTGATCCTTTAAAAAGAAATCACCACGACAAATatccacaatttaaaaacgcAACTCAGTACAAAGTTCGGATAAAAAGCGGAGATTGTCTTTACCTACCAAGCCTTTGGTTCCACCACGTCAAACAAAGCCACAAGTGCATAGCGATAAACTACTGGTACGACATGGATTTTGACGTAAAATACTGTTACTTCAACATGTTAAAACGACTTAGCGggtcttga
- the Coq7 gene encoding 5-demethoxyubiquinone hydroxylase, mitochondrial translates to MLAFRPQSAPLRLLTRSVSSKCKIEEIIRVDHAGELGADVIYAGQMAVLGSTSKGPIIKHMWDQEKGHRAKFEELIRKHRVRPTVMTPIWKVAGFALGAGTALLGDKAAMACTVAVETVIVDHYNDQLRELMEDPEANKELLETITRFRDEEQEHHDCGIDHGAEQAPFYKALTEAIKLGCKGAIAISKVI, encoded by the coding sequence ATGCTCGCATTTCGCCCCCAAAGCGCCCCTTTGAGGCTCCTCACGCGCTCGGTATCCTCAAAATGCAAGATCGAGGAAATAATTCGTGTCGATCATGCCGGTGAATTGGGGGCTGATGTGATATACGCCGGTCAAATGGCAGTGTTAGGGAGCACCTCCAAAGGCCCCATCATCAAACACATGTGGGACCAGGAAAAGGGCCATAGGGCCAAATTTGAGGAATTGATAAGAAAACATCGCGTCAGGCCCACTGTAATGACTCCAATTTGGAAAGTGGCTGGGTTTGCTCTGGGGGCAGGGACTGCCCTTTTGGGGGACAAAGCAGCGATGGCGTGCACTGTGGCTGTCGAGACGGTTATTGTGGATCATTATAACGATCAGCTAAGGGAGCTGATGGAGGATCCTGAGGCGAATAAAGAGTTGTTGGAAACTATTACGAGGTTTAGGGATGAGGAGCAGGAACACCATGATTGTGGGATTGATCATGGGGCTGAGCAGGCGCCCTTTTATAAGGCTCTGACTGAGGCGATCAAGTTGGGGTGCAAGGGGGCCATAGCCATCTCCAAAGTCATTTAA